The following proteins are co-located in the Ruminococcaceae bacterium KH2T8 genome:
- a CDS encoding carbohydrate ABC transporter membrane protein 1, CUT1 family: MVNDQRVSYSPPTKTRGEKIRRNLSKYWQLYLMVVIPVIYYIIFRYIPMFGNIIAFRKYRAGGNIFGEEWSGLRYFKQFIKDHTFWKAFANTLILNIGYLLFRFPLTLIFALLINEIRNLHWKKFVQTVSYLPHFISMVIVAGMIKELLSTSGPINAALASMGSEKINFIALAEWFRTIFIVSGLWQSLGWGTILYLAAMSGINPSLYEAAAVDGANHLQRVLHVTIPCILPTITTLLILDIGGLVGSGGAFEKVFLLYNPMTYSTADIISTYVYRMGIGSQTGGGNFSYATAVGLFEGLINLVLLTIANQVSKKVSDSSLW; encoded by the coding sequence ATGGTTAACGATCAAAGGGTGTCATACAGCCCGCCTACTAAGACCAGGGGCGAAAAGATCCGCAGAAATCTTTCCAAATACTGGCAGCTCTACCTGATGGTAGTAATACCTGTTATCTACTACATTATCTTCCGATATATTCCGATGTTCGGTAATATCATCGCTTTTAGAAAGTATAGAGCAGGCGGTAATATCTTCGGTGAAGAGTGGAGCGGACTCAGATACTTCAAGCAGTTCATCAAGGACCATACATTCTGGAAGGCTTTCGCTAATACATTGATCCTTAATATCGGATATCTTCTCTTCAGATTCCCTCTCACACTCATATTTGCACTCCTTATAAACGAGATCAGGAATCTTCACTGGAAGAAGTTCGTACAGACTGTATCCTATCTTCCTCACTTCATATCGATGGTCATCGTTGCAGGTATGATAAAGGAACTCCTCTCAACATCAGGTCCCATCAATGCGGCACTCGCATCAATGGGCAGCGAGAAGATCAATTTCATCGCTCTCGCTGAATGGTTCAGGACTATCTTTATCGTTTCGGGACTTTGGCAGTCACTCGGCTGGGGTACGATACTTTATCTGGCCGCGATGTCAGGGATCAATCCTTCACTTTACGAGGCAGCTGCGGTAGACGGCGCGAACCACCTTCAGCGCGTTCTTCACGTAACTATCCCTTGTATCCTTCCTACTATCACAACCCTTTTGATCCTTGATATCGGCGGTCTTGTCGGATCCGGCGGAGCTTTCGAAAAGGTATTCCTCCTTTATAATCCCATGACATATTCAACGGCAGATATCATATCGACGTACGTCTATAGGATGGGTATCGGATCACAGACAGGAGGCGGTAACTTCAGTTACGCGACGGCGGTCGGACTCTTTGAAGGACTGATCAATCTCGTTCTTCTTACGATAGCAAATCAGGTATCGAAGAAAGTATCTGACAGCAGTCTTTGGTAA
- a CDS encoding carbohydrate ABC transporter membrane protein 2, CUT1 family, protein MINTTELKSHNRKNRIKESTGYRVFTVCNTILMLLIAAATLYPFLYLVSQSFTSDKAIIAGHTSLIPEGFNVNTYKYILSKGEFLMYYKNTIVYTIIGTISSLLFSAFLAYPMSKNELKFNKILTPFIVFTMYFGGGLIANYILVDRVGIKNTMAGFILPMMISTYYVLLMKSFFQSIPKDLEEAGEMDGLSKFGVFWRIALPLSKPIMATMTLFYSVMYWNNWFNAFLYLQDKSKWPVAYYLQTIIRGQGANDPDAVSVSLNIKSCAMVLTVLPIIAVYPFVQKYYVQGMMLGGVKE, encoded by the coding sequence ATGATCAACACGACAGAACTTAAATCACATAACAGAAAGAACAGGATCAAGGAATCGACGGGCTACAGGGTGTTTACCGTATGTAATACGATCCTCATGCTCCTTATAGCAGCGGCAACGCTCTATCCTTTCCTTTACCTGGTATCACAGTCCTTTACATCGGATAAGGCGATCATCGCGGGACACACGAGTCTTATTCCGGAAGGATTTAACGTAAATACATATAAGTACATCCTTTCAAAGGGCGAGTTCCTGATGTACTACAAGAACACTATCGTCTATACGATCATAGGTACGATAAGCTCACTTTTGTTCTCCGCATTCCTTGCATATCCAATGTCGAAGAACGAGCTCAAGTTCAATAAGATACTTACTCCTTTCATCGTATTTACGATGTATTTCGGCGGCGGACTTATCGCGAACTACATCCTCGTAGACAGAGTAGGTATAAAGAATACGATGGCGGGATTTATCCTTCCCATGATGATCAGTACTTACTACGTACTCCTCATGAAATCATTCTTCCAGAGTATCCCGAAGGACCTTGAGGAAGCAGGAGAGATGGACGGCCTTAGTAAGTTCGGAGTCTTCTGGAGGATAGCGCTTCCCCTGTCAAAGCCCATCATGGCGACGATGACTCTCTTTTATTCGGTAATGTACTGGAACAACTGGTTCAACGCATTCCTTTATCTGCAGGATAAGAGCAAGTGGCCCGTAGCATATTACCTTCAGACGATCATCAGGGGACAGGGCGCGAACGACCCTGATGCGGTATCCGTATCACTCAACATCAAGTCGTGCGCGATGGTACTTACGGTACTTCCCATCATCGCTGTATATCCTTTCGTACAGAAATATTACGTACAGGGCATGATGCTCGGAGGCGTTAAGGAATAA
- a CDS encoding Uncharacterized membrane protein YesL, translated as MDSSYERISRSKLFGLGEIIWDLMSLSLLWILFSLPIVTSGAASAALYYAVRRRFQLGFSTPAKDFMKSFKQNLKQGLIINLIFMIYGSITGFNLYIALHGFGGITLPEGYLPIAILLTLPILIFYPLTFPYLSRFDIDTKHTLMNSALLTLMNPVKAIVIWIYMLVTFAAMILFPPCALIAPAGITFVIMRMIEKIFSAATDKEGQEDA; from the coding sequence ATGGATTCTTCATACGAGAGGATCAGCAGATCAAAACTCTTCGGTCTCGGTGAGATAATCTGGGATCTGATGTCGCTGTCACTTTTATGGATCCTCTTCTCGCTTCCGATAGTCACTTCAGGGGCAGCTTCGGCCGCACTTTATTACGCCGTAAGGCGCAGATTCCAACTGGGGTTTTCCACGCCTGCTAAGGACTTCATGAAGTCTTTTAAGCAGAACCTGAAGCAGGGTCTTATCATCAATCTGATCTTCATGATATACGGTTCGATAACAGGCTTTAATCTCTATATCGCACTTCACGGATTCGGCGGCATTACTCTGCCCGAAGGATACCTTCCGATAGCTATCCTTCTGACACTTCCGATCCTGATATTTTATCCTCTGACTTTCCCCTATCTTTCGAGGTTCGATATCGATACAAAGCACACGCTCATGAACAGCGCGCTTTTAACTCTCATGAATCCCGTAAAGGCGATCGTCATCTGGATCTATATGCTCGTGACATTTGCCGCTATGATCCTCTTTCCCCCTTGCGCTCTCATCGCTCCCGCGGGTATCACGTTTGTTATAATGAGGATGATCGAGAAGATCTTCTCGGCAGCAACTGACAAAGAGGGGCAGGAAGATGCTTAA
- a CDS encoding D-mannonate dehydratase gives MKMILRWFPNGDDTVTLSQIRQIPGVSGVATFLSDIPAGELWPMERILAVRDEVNEAGLEMEVIESINVHEDIKKGLSTRDMYIDNYIKTMKNLHEAGVKCVCYNFMPVMDWFRSDLYLPLEDGSAAMSYSHEAAKKLTLENMLDSMMSGSNNFSLPGWEPERFAAMAEDIAFYQNVSQEEYFKNIKYFLDAIIPAAEEYDLDFGVHPDDPPFPLFNLPKVVNSQESIRTYLGLHDSKRNGLTLCTGSLGANKCNNVTEIAKEFAAAGKIPFVHLRNVKHTSDTDFHESAHLSSCGDLDMFEIIKALQENGFDGYIRPDHGRKIWGETGRPGYGLYDRALGATYLNGLWEACSKLL, from the coding sequence ATGAAAATGATCTTAAGATGGTTCCCTAACGGGGACGACACCGTAACGTTAAGCCAGATCCGTCAGATCCCCGGAGTATCGGGCGTCGCGACATTCCTTTCGGATATTCCCGCAGGTGAGCTGTGGCCGATGGAGAGGATCCTCGCGGTTAGAGATGAGGTCAACGAGGCAGGACTCGAGATGGAGGTCATCGAGAGCATCAATGTCCACGAAGATATCAAGAAGGGTCTCTCCACCAGAGACATGTATATCGATAACTACATAAAGACCATGAAGAACCTCCACGAGGCAGGCGTTAAGTGCGTATGCTATAACTTCATGCCCGTTATGGACTGGTTCAGATCTGATCTTTATCTCCCCTTGGAGGACGGCAGCGCCGCAATGTCCTATTCTCACGAGGCAGCCAAGAAGCTCACTCTCGAGAATATGCTCGATTCCATGATGAGCGGCTCAAATAATTTCTCGCTTCCCGGATGGGAGCCCGAGAGATTTGCAGCCATGGCAGAGGACATCGCTTTCTATCAGAACGTATCACAGGAGGAGTACTTCAAGAACATCAAGTATTTCCTCGATGCGATCATCCCCGCGGCAGAGGAATACGATCTCGACTTCGGCGTACATCCCGACGACCCGCCGTTCCCCCTCTTTAACCTTCCAAAGGTAGTAAACAGCCAGGAGTCCATAAGGACTTATCTCGGCCTTCACGACAGCAAGAGAAACGGCCTAACACTCTGCACCGGAAGCCTTGGTGCCAACAAGTGTAACAATGTTACGGAGATCGCGAAAGAGTTCGCGGCGGCAGGAAAGATACCTTTCGTGCACCTTCGTAACGTAAAGCACACATCCGATACGGATTTCCACGAGAGTGCCCACCTCTCCTCATGCGGTGACCTTGATATGTTCGAGATAATCAAGGCTCTTCAGGAGAACGGCTTTGACGGATATATAAGACCCGACCACGGCAGAAAGATCTGGGGCGAGACGGGTCGCCCGGGCTATGGTCTTTACGACCGCGCACTCGGAGCCACATACCTTAACGGACTCTGGGAAGCCTGCAGCAAATTACTCTGA
- a CDS encoding Transcriptional regulator, contains XRE-family HTH domain, with protein sequence MLDQKKIGNFLKELRTEKNLTQAQLAEHFGVTNRSVSRWETGSNLPDISLIVEIADFYGVDVREIIDGERKRENMDKDIKEVADKMADYAKVEKSKHLTAIQILSILGVLALLVAVSSQLLSFEPGIGSLVALLCTLAGLALTFVISLYVLGVLKKIKNNKPLITAITIVTVTLVSLGIIQVIFFAIIFGLLMFDVATSKIQVYDDPHDVYVIGESGKDIFLDTKENMFFIFPEDVPDDKEIDEYQLTYYNPWDPQYIAYMTVEYTPEEYAAEIERLDEIGIDEYKGYYTVTGEPEGYDLVAMVSDEYQGFVYAMIPEGAGEDNTTITYVGIWFCNYMMDLDYYEYIPEGYLLEGFNATQDNPYEQELRSNGH encoded by the coding sequence ATGTTGGATCAGAAGAAGATCGGTAATTTCCTTAAGGAATTAAGGACCGAGAAGAATCTCACACAAGCTCAGCTTGCAGAGCATTTCGGAGTAACTAACCGATCTGTCTCGAGATGGGAAACAGGTTCTAATCTCCCTGATATCTCATTGATCGTAGAGATCGCTGATTTCTACGGCGTTGATGTCAGAGAGATCATTGACGGAGAGAGGAAACGCGAGAACATGGATAAGGATATCAAAGAAGTCGCCGATAAGATGGCGGACTACGCAAAGGTAGAAAAAAGTAAGCACCTCACCGCGATACAGATTTTGAGCATACTCGGAGTACTTGCGCTTCTGGTGGCAGTTTCATCACAGCTGCTGTCATTTGAGCCGGGCATCGGAAGTCTTGTAGCGCTCCTGTGTACTTTAGCGGGATTAGCCCTCACATTTGTTATCTCTCTTTATGTACTGGGTGTCCTCAAGAAGATCAAGAACAACAAACCCCTCATCACAGCTATTACGATCGTCACGGTGACACTTGTGTCATTAGGGATCATCCAGGTCATCTTCTTCGCCATTATATTCGGTCTTCTGATGTTTGACGTCGCGACCTCCAAGATCCAGGTTTACGATGATCCGCATGATGTTTATGTCATAGGTGAGAGCGGAAAGGATATCTTCCTCGATACGAAGGAGAATATGTTTTTTATATTCCCCGAGGATGTCCCTGACGATAAGGAGATAGATGAATATCAGCTCACTTACTATAATCCCTGGGATCCTCAATATATCGCATATATGACGGTCGAATATACGCCTGAGGAATACGCAGCCGAGATCGAACGACTTGATGAGATCGGTATCGATGAATACAAGGGATACTATACGGTTACCGGTGAGCCTGAAGGCTATGATCTGGTCGCCATGGTAAGTGATGAATATCAGGGTTTTGTCTATGCGATGATCCCCGAGGGGGCAGGCGAGGATAATACTACGATCACGTATGTAGGTATCTGGTTCTGTAACTACATGATGGATCTGGATTATTACGAATATATCCCCGAAGGATATCTCCTCGAAGGATTTAACGCTACGCAGGATAACCCTTATGAGCAGGAACTGAGATCAAACGGTCACTGA
- a CDS encoding carbohydrate ABC transporter substrate-binding protein, CUT1 family has translation MKRTNLKRVVSTSLVLSMALGTACSSKAPAESTAITTLGDVLETQATDSEENLGYQYGSGVTFHADEPVTYTMYFSDASWYPMVDTWESEGIFAKIEELTNVHLELISYDSNDYMQNVTLEINSGSSAYIIPKIYDDSSFVDGGAIVPISQYVQYMPNFIDFYNTYNMADDLRTITRADGNYYRLPGMLEEPLLNYSFMIRSDIFEAAGVDVPSMEENWDWNDLCDALVQVKEYMVAQGMCSADDYIWSDLWCGNESGQGNGGNLLKVMGQTYDVNAGWGIGNGMRYDPESDSFYFSPTSDNYREMLTVANRFVEEGILDPETFTQDDTTATNKFYNGETVIISVNQSQVANYYTNLDEQLGAGNWETYIVTPPQGSTNYSTAGAERLENGVMISQNALDELGEDGFIEMLRFVDWLFYSDEAYILTKWGVEGETFQYNDDGSKSLLPGYCCGGLGYASQSDDDIDIRLQWGYACGNYYYAGTVEEMTDNYIPDVADYVNRNIEYRETPPLAPPVIPTAEQSEDMNLISTPLIDNVNTWTLMFITGQADIETQWDEYVASCESLNSDGLVTMYNDLYNG, from the coding sequence ATGAAAAGAACAAACCTGAAACGTGTTGTCAGCACATCGTTGGTTCTGTCCATGGCTCTTGGAACTGCATGTTCCTCGAAGGCTCCGGCTGAGAGTACGGCGATCACCACATTGGGTGACGTTCTTGAGACTCAGGCCACGGACTCTGAAGAGAACCTCGGTTATCAGTATGGTTCCGGCGTAACATTCCACGCTGACGAGCCTGTAACCTACACGATGTACTTCAGTGATGCAAGCTGGTATCCCATGGTAGACACATGGGAGTCCGAGGGTATCTTCGCCAAGATCGAAGAGCTCACGAACGTACACCTCGAGCTCATCTCTTACGACAGTAACGACTACATGCAGAACGTTACTCTCGAGATCAACTCCGGTTCATCTGCGTACATCATCCCGAAGATCTACGACGATTCCTCTTTCGTTGACGGCGGCGCTATCGTACCCATCTCACAGTATGTTCAGTACATGCCCAATTTCATCGATTTCTATAACACATATAACATGGCTGATGATCTTCGTACGATCACGAGAGCAGACGGTAACTATTATAGACTCCCCGGTATGCTCGAAGAGCCTCTCCTCAACTATTCCTTCATGATCAGAAGCGATATCTTCGAGGCTGCAGGAGTAGACGTTCCTTCCATGGAAGAGAACTGGGACTGGAACGATCTCTGCGATGCTCTCGTACAGGTAAAGGAGTACATGGTAGCGCAGGGTATGTGCTCTGCAGATGACTACATCTGGTCCGACCTCTGGTGCGGCAATGAGTCCGGTCAGGGCAACGGCGGTAACCTTCTTAAGGTCATGGGTCAGACATATGACGTTAACGCAGGTTGGGGTATCGGTAACGGTATGAGATATGATCCCGAAAGCGACAGCTTCTATTTCTCTCCCACATCCGATAACTACAGAGAGATGCTCACTGTAGCTAACAGATTCGTTGAAGAGGGAATCCTCGATCCCGAGACATTCACTCAGGACGATACGACTGCAACAAACAAGTTCTATAACGGCGAGACTGTTATCATCTCCGTTAACCAGAGCCAGGTTGCAAACTACTACACAAACCTCGACGAGCAGCTCGGCGCAGGTAACTGGGAAACATATATCGTTACACCTCCTCAGGGTTCCACGAACTACTCTACTGCAGGTGCAGAGAGACTCGAGAACGGTGTCATGATCTCTCAGAACGCTCTTGATGAGCTCGGTGAGGACGGCTTCATCGAAATGCTCAGATTCGTTGACTGGCTCTTCTACTCCGATGAGGCTTATATCCTCACAAAGTGGGGTGTTGAAGGCGAGACATTCCAGTACAATGACGACGGCTCAAAGTCACTTCTTCCCGGCTACTGCTGCGGCGGCTTGGGCTATGCATCTCAGAGCGATGACGATATAGATATCAGACTTCAGTGGGGTTATGCTTGCGGTAACTACTACTATGCAGGTACTGTTGAAGAGATGACAGATAACTATATCCCCGATGTAGCTGATTACGTTAACAGAAATATCGAGTACAGAGAGACACCTCCTTTGGCTCCTCCGGTAATCCCTACTGCCGAGCAGAGCGAGGACATGAACCTTATCTCTACTCCTCTTATCGATAACGTTAATACCTGGACACTCATGTTCATCACGGGTCAGGCAGATATCGAAACACAGTGGGATGAGTATGTAGCTTCCTGTGAGTCGCTCAACAGTGACGGTCTCGTTACTATGTACAACGACCTCTATAACGGCTGA
- a CDS encoding sialate O-acetylesterase encodes MKLAGIFGDNMILQRDKVNHIFGTDTAAEVMVEIEGGSYTGKTADGKFDIEIPAIGVRRDIDITIMGSETIVLHNVCFGDVYMLAGQSNMELPVRRTYDRSEAEIKAANYPYIRQYRLVPDSDFKPVDEYVLPDLPWTSAVQGEVDEMSAYGFFTFKKVYDQIDVPIGLILNAQGGASIESFMREEDLKDCCDELDLIEKYYGKGVLTSYLEESNSRCAKWREDTAAVDQAVYASAIPEGAEEVTLPAMFKGITGSSWFYKEVTIDEEINGDDAFLYCGLLIDADITFINGQEVGRTEYQYPPRKYPFAASILKKGTNLIAVRLINESSVGGFVDAHPYYLEADGKKIDIAGEWKHIKEKSCEPFVPGRMMVSFPVILYNAAVLTLSKVSIKGFFWYQGESNGDRWEKYDTKFKRMVDSWREIFGKDIPIVSTIMPDYINVQSEDTSTVPFGWREVQRQQQEAPSVVDKCYVVDGRDLGEQFELHPQKKAELGARAAKVFIENIY; translated from the coding sequence ATGAAACTCGCAGGCATATTCGGCGATAATATGATCCTTCAAAGGGATAAGGTAAATCACATCTTCGGAACTGATACGGCAGCGGAAGTAATGGTCGAGATAGAAGGCGGTTCTTATACGGGAAAGACGGCGGACGGAAAGTTCGATATCGAGATCCCGGCTATCGGCGTCAGGCGTGATATAGATATCACCATAATGGGCTCCGAGACCATAGTCCTTCATAATGTATGTTTCGGTGATGTATATATGCTCGCGGGACAGTCCAATATGGAGCTTCCTGTCAGGAGAACATATGACAGATCCGAAGCTGAGATAAAGGCAGCGAACTATCCTTACATCAGACAGTACAGGCTCGTTCCCGACAGCGACTTTAAGCCCGTTGACGAGTATGTTCTTCCCGATCTTCCCTGGACCTCTGCAGTACAGGGCGAAGTAGACGAGATGAGCGCATACGGTTTCTTTACATTCAAGAAAGTATACGATCAGATCGATGTACCTATCGGACTGATCCTCAATGCTCAGGGCGGCGCTTCGATAGAGTCGTTCATGAGGGAAGAGGACCTTAAGGACTGCTGCGATGAACTGGATCTTATAGAGAAGTATTACGGCAAAGGCGTGCTGACTTCCTATCTTGAAGAGAGCAACAGCAGATGCGCAAAGTGGCGTGAGGATACGGCTGCAGTCGATCAGGCAGTTTACGCATCGGCTATCCCCGAGGGAGCAGAAGAAGTAACTCTTCCCGCGATGTTCAAGGGCATAACGGGAAGCTCATGGTTCTATAAGGAAGTGACGATCGATGAAGAGATAAATGGGGACGATGCATTCCTTTACTGCGGACTTCTTATCGATGCGGATATCACTTTTATCAACGGACAGGAAGTAGGAAGGACTGAGTATCAGTATCCTCCCCGAAAGTATCCGTTCGCTGCATCGATCCTTAAGAAGGGAACTAACCTTATCGCCGTTCGTCTCATAAATGAATCTTCGGTCGGAGGATTCGTAGATGCACATCCTTACTATCTCGAAGCAGACGGTAAGAAGATCGACATAGCGGGCGAATGGAAGCACATAAAAGAGAAGAGCTGTGAGCCATTTGTCCCCGGCAGGATGATGGTAAGCTTCCCCGTGATCCTCTATAATGCCGCAGTACTTACTTTGTCCAAAGTATCGATCAAGGGATTCTTCTGGTATCAGGGAGAGAGCAACGGCGACAGATGGGAAAAGTATGATACGAAGTTCAAGAGGATGGTCGATTCCTGGAGAGAGATCTTCGGAAAGGATATCCCGATAGTCTCGACGATCATGCCTGATTATATCAACGTTCAGTCCGAGGATACGTCAACTGTTCCTTTCGGCTGGAGAGAGGTACAGAGACAGCAGCAGGAGGCACCTTCTGTAGTGGATAAGTGCTATGTAGTTGACGGCAGGGACCTTGGCGAGCAGTTTGAGCTCCATCCCCAGAAGAAGGCTGAACTCGGGGCTCGCGCGGCTAAAGTCTTTATAGAGAATATATATTAA
- a CDS encoding Glycosyl hydrolase family 115 — protein sequence MDRLRLVSGGSGLSVVVSGKDKGVKRIAQTLVDDIRTVADPVRGSVRVIRSLTVDDPAAANSKVIIVAGIVGEDKTYDEFASSCGAELGKIKGKRECYLIRYVPAGSAALSATTYAQKDIILVFGSDKLGCEYGLLYISSLIGVSPWHYWGDVVPEKQSDLQVAVSDLNIISKEPSVEYRGFFLNDEWPSLGSWVSNTFGRFDENFYATVFDLLLRMRGNFMWPAMWAEVFGEDGTAYPEAIADLATDLGITMGTSHHEPLFRAGEEFTYHMTDSNDTGYGKDWSYYTNERGIYKFWEDGVKRDKDHKALITIGMRGERDSLLLGADATMKDNVDLLKKAITDQKKILADNGLADAPQVLALYKEVEDYYYGDKDTEGLNNWDVLDDTLLLLSDDNFGNLRSVPSPETKDRPAGWGIYYHLDYHGDPISYEWVNSTPIAKMWEQLTTAYEYGIRRLWIVNVGDLRPVEMPLQYFLDLAFDIEKYSEPNITYDYMRNWAKTQFPKLSVEDLERVTELLHEYTRFNGDRRPEATHPDTFSFTEEREALCELERAEGLFAKADEVASLMPAEYRDRFYGFVEFPCKASANLRRMMLLTGAYDIAASKAVGVANAIKDAVDQTIALDKELVRCYNEEMSNGKWRGMMSSKHVDFKHWNDEDSVYPDLSYVGTSADGSAIVTSIGDGAVSSYADDAERDAAIVDFLESISSEHADDVIIFKADEFTSSTEVDGSSWQLIDDYGKSGVSVKLYPLCKDYADPALAPCLKFDLDIKTEGEYKVTVYTAPSNNPFKGKGLRFAVAVDDGDAVVLDTLPEGYMAGYGTDKDWCKAVLENGRRTTCSFNLKAGHHELRFIHMDAGIVLQKIEVATTESKAFYGYRK from the coding sequence ATGGACAGATTGAGATTGGTATCCGGCGGCAGCGGACTGTCGGTAGTCGTAAGCGGTAAGGACAAAGGCGTAAAGAGGATCGCGCAGACTCTTGTGGATGATATAAGGACTGTAGCTGATCCCGTGCGCGGTTCGGTGAGAGTAATAAGATCTCTTACGGTCGATGATCCTGCTGCGGCAAATTCCAAAGTGATCATCGTCGCGGGTATAGTCGGCGAAGATAAGACATACGATGAGTTCGCATCTTCATGCGGAGCCGAGCTGGGCAAGATCAAGGGGAAGCGCGAGTGCTATCTCATAAGATATGTTCCCGCAGGATCTGCAGCGCTCTCTGCTACGACATATGCACAGAAAGATATTATCCTCGTATTCGGAAGTGACAAGCTCGGATGCGAATACGGACTGCTCTATATCTCATCTCTTATCGGCGTATCACCCTGGCATTACTGGGGCGATGTTGTACCCGAAAAGCAGAGTGATCTTCAGGTCGCGGTATCTGATCTCAATATCATCTCGAAAGAGCCTTCGGTCGAGTACAGAGGATTCTTCCTTAACGACGAATGGCCTTCTCTGGGGTCATGGGTAAGTAATACATTCGGAAGGTTTGACGAGAATTTCTATGCTACCGTATTCGACCTCCTTCTAAGGATGAGAGGGAACTTCATGTGGCCTGCTATGTGGGCGGAAGTATTCGGCGAAGACGGTACTGCATACCCCGAGGCGATCGCGGATCTCGCGACCGACCTTGGTATCACGATGGGAACATCTCACCACGAGCCTTTGTTCAGGGCAGGTGAGGAGTTCACCTATCACATGACTGACAGTAATGACACCGGCTACGGCAAGGACTGGAGCTACTACACTAACGAGCGCGGCATCTATAAGTTCTGGGAAGACGGTGTCAAGCGTGATAAGGACCATAAGGCACTGATCACTATCGGAATGAGAGGAGAGCGCGACAGTCTCCTCCTGGGCGCGGACGCGACCATGAAGGATAATGTCGATCTTTTAAAGAAAGCGATCACCGACCAAAAGAAGATACTCGCAGATAACGGACTCGCGGACGCGCCTCAGGTGCTGGCTCTCTATAAGGAAGTCGAGGATTACTACTACGGCGATAAGGATACAGAGGGTCTTAATAACTGGGATGTGCTTGATGATACATTGCTCCTTTTGTCGGATGATAACTTCGGTAACTTGAGATCCGTTCCGAGTCCCGAGACGAAGGATCGCCCGGCCGGATGGGGTATCTATTATCACCTTGATTATCACGGAGATCCGATCTCCTATGAGTGGGTAAATTCTACTCCGATCGCGAAGATGTGGGAGCAGCTCACGACTGCATATGAGTACGGTATCAGAAGACTCTGGATCGTGAACGTGGGCGACCTTCGTCCGGTTGAGATGCCCCTTCAGTATTTCCTCGATCTCGCATTCGATATCGAGAAGTATAGCGAGCCCAACATCACTTATGATTACATGCGAAACTGGGCAAAGACGCAGTTTCCGAAGCTTAGCGTTGAGGACCTCGAAAGAGTAACGGAACTTCTCCATGAGTACACGAGGTTTAATGGCGACCGCAGGCCCGAGGCGACGCATCCGGATACGTTCTCGTTTACGGAGGAGCGCGAAGCGCTTTGTGAGCTCGAGCGTGCCGAGGGGCTGTTCGCGAAGGCCGACGAGGTTGCTTCATTGATGCCCGCCGAGTACCGCGACCGCTTCTACGGATTTGTGGAGTTCCCGTGCAAGGCCTCAGCGAACCTTCGAAGGATGATGCTCCTCACGGGGGCGTATGATATCGCCGCTTCGAAGGCGGTCGGCGTCGCCAATGCGATAAAGGATGCGGTCGATCAGACGATCGCGCTCGATAAGGAACTCGTAAGGTGCTACAACGAAGAGATGTCGAACGGCAAGTGGCGCGGCATGATGAGCTCCAAGCATGTAGATTTCAAGCACTGGAATGACGAAGATTCTGTCTATCCCGATCTTTCTTATGTCGGCACGAGCGCGGACGGTTCCGCGATCGTCACATCGATCGGAGATGGAGCAGTTTCTTCTTATGCTGACGACGCCGAGCGTGATGCTGCCATCGTCGACTTCCTTGAGAGCATCTCGAGCGAACACGCTGATGACGTTATCATCTTTAAGGCAGATGAGTTTACTTCTTCTACCGAAGTCGACGGCTCATCCTGGCAGTTGATCGATGACTACGGAAAGAGCGGCGTCTCCGTAAAGCTCTATCCTTTGTGCAAGGACTACGCTGATCCCGCTTTGGCACCTTGCCTTAAGTTCGATCTCGATATCAAGACCGAAGGTGAGTACAAGGTTACTGTCTACACGGCTCCGTCCAATAATCCTTTTAAGGGTAAGGGCTTGAGATTCGCAGTTGCTGTGGATGACGGCGACGCGGTCGTGCTAGACACTCTTCCCGAGGGCTATATGGCCGGCTACGGTACCGATAAGGATTGGTGTAAGGCGGTGCTTGAGAACGGTCGTCGCACGACCTGCTCATTCAACCTTAAGGCGGGGCACCACGAGCTAAGATTCATCCACATGGATGCGGGCATCGTGCTCCAGAAGATAGAGGTAGCGACTACTGAGTCCAAGGCATTCTACGGATACCGAAAGTAA